The following proteins come from a genomic window of Paenibacillus spongiae:
- a CDS encoding sugar kinase: MTKQSPDLITFGETMALFMSPEYRGLETAAQLEQSFGGAESNVAIGAARLGCSVGWFGALGEDPFGRKILKTIRGEGVDVSRARFRSDSPTGLMFRETVAGKLAVHYYRKHSAASRMTPADLDLDYIRGCKLLHITGITPALSESCRETVFAAVAAAKEAGVLVSFDPNLRLKLWTIEEARDVVFKLAEQADYFLPGWDELRLLYETDDLEAVKGKLAKLNAVTVIKGVEDSTVVLERGEAAAVPFYKADQVIDTVGAGDGFCAGFLTGLMQGKSSIEAVRIGSISGSLVVQMRGDWEALPDWQTVESRLQGNGWVER, from the coding sequence ATGACGAAGCAGTCTCCGGATTTAATCACCTTTGGGGAAACGATGGCACTGTTCATGTCTCCGGAGTACCGGGGCTTGGAAACGGCCGCTCAGCTTGAGCAGAGCTTCGGCGGTGCGGAGAGCAACGTAGCGATCGGAGCAGCCCGGCTGGGATGCTCGGTCGGCTGGTTCGGAGCGCTCGGCGAAGATCCGTTCGGCCGCAAGATTCTTAAAACGATTCGCGGCGAGGGCGTCGACGTATCGAGAGCCCGCTTCAGATCCGACAGCCCGACAGGCCTGATGTTCAGAGAAACCGTAGCAGGCAAGCTGGCCGTTCATTATTACCGCAAGCATTCGGCTGCAAGCCGGATGACGCCTGCGGATCTGGATCTTGATTACATTAGAGGTTGTAAGCTGCTGCATATCACCGGAATTACGCCTGCGTTGAGTGAGAGCTGCCGCGAAACGGTATTCGCGGCCGTAGCGGCGGCCAAGGAAGCGGGCGTCCTCGTCAGCTTCGATCCGAATTTAAGGCTGAAGCTGTGGACGATCGAGGAAGCGCGCGACGTCGTGTTCAAGCTTGCCGAACAGGCGGATTACTTCCTGCCGGGATGGGACGAGCTGCGGCTCCTTTATGAGACGGATGATTTGGAAGCGGTGAAAGGGAAGCTTGCCAAGCTGAATGCCGTTACTGTCATTAAAGGCGTAGAGGATTCTACGGTTGTTCTTGAACGCGGCGAAGCTGCAGCCGTTCCGTTCTACAAAGCGGATCAAGTCATTGATACCGTAGGAGCCGGCGACGGGTTCTGCGCAGGCTTCTTGACCGGGCTTATGCAAGGCAAGAGCTCCATAGAAGCGGTACGTATCGGCAGCATCAGCGGCTCGCTGGTCGTCCAGATGCGAGGGGACTGGGAAGCGCTGCCGGACTGGCAGACCGTGGAGAGCCGCTTGCAGGGCAATGGCTGGGTGGAGCGATAA
- a CDS encoding DeoR/GlpR family DNA-binding transcription regulator — MKDAQTSKGRRRREQIMNVLKRQGKITISEVVERFSVSEATARRDLELMEKKEPVIRTIGGAMYDGMNAVREIPFAEKEGLSFLEKERIAGAAAELIVEGDVVGLSGGTTNYLLAKLLKMRRGITVVTNAVNVAMELAGSDIQVVLIGGMMRHNSFELCGPLGEAMIAQLNIGKMFLGVDGVSSTGGITTYSEQEAQIAKAMINRSQATYAMFDHTKIGRTSLFSIAPLTALQGFITDAPLPQHLGAVASGFGIRVYVAGESGE, encoded by the coding sequence ATGAAGGATGCTCAAACGTCCAAAGGCAGAAGGCGGCGCGAGCAGATCATGAACGTCCTGAAACGTCAGGGGAAGATCACCATTTCGGAAGTGGTGGAACGATTCAGTGTATCGGAAGCTACCGCGCGCCGCGATTTGGAGCTGATGGAGAAGAAGGAGCCCGTGATCCGGACGATCGGCGGGGCAATGTATGACGGCATGAACGCAGTGCGAGAGATTCCTTTTGCTGAGAAGGAAGGGCTATCGTTTCTGGAGAAGGAACGGATTGCCGGTGCGGCTGCAGAGCTCATCGTGGAAGGGGATGTCGTCGGCCTCTCAGGAGGCACGACGAATTACTTGCTTGCGAAGCTGCTGAAGATGCGCCGCGGCATTACGGTCGTCACCAATGCGGTCAACGTCGCCATGGAGCTGGCCGGCAGCGATATTCAGGTCGTTCTCATAGGCGGCATGATGCGTCATAACAGCTTCGAGCTATGCGGTCCTCTTGGTGAGGCGATGATTGCACAGCTCAATATCGGCAAAATGTTTCTCGGCGTCGACGGCGTTTCCTCTACGGGCGGCATTACCACTTATTCCGAACAGGAAGCGCAAATTGCGAAAGCGATGATCAACCGGTCTCAGGCCACTTACGCGATGTTCGATCATACGAAGATCGGCCGCACCTCGCTGTTCTCCATTGCGCCGCTGACAGCGCTGCAGGGCTTCATTACCGACGCGCCGCTGCCGCAGCACCTGGGCGCGGTTGCGAGCGGCTTCGGCATCCGCGTATATGTAGCCGGCGAAAGCGGCGAGTGA